The region cgctgtgcacCCTAGTCTCGGTGCCTCGCGTACCGGAGCACTGCGTGCTCTACGTGCAAGTGAAAGAGTGGCCAGAACATCACCGCCACGGTTGCCGGCGTAGCAGCCAAGGCGGGgacggcgccgtcgctgccgcaggagagcacgaggaggagggggacggAGATGAGCCACTCGACCCCGACAACGCCGAGCACGTGCACTGGGTTGCGGAGCGAGCACGAGCACGTCAGGCGGCGTTCGGCATTGGCGGCGCTCCGATTGATGACATGTTCACGCTCGGCGTAATCAAGAACGTTGTGCCGGCTGTCGGCTTTACCAACGCGTATGTGGCGGGGCAGGCCGTGACGGAGCTCATGAAGTGGCTGACCGGGTGTGCACCGGAGCTGAATAACTTCGCGTTCTACAACGGTGCCACCGAGGCAGGTGTTTACACGAGCATcgagaggtgctgcggcgccccgatgcacggcagcggcgacgtggcGGGTCGCTGCCTCGTCTGCGGGCCGCGCCCTGTCGTCGCGGTCGACGCGagcgccgtcagcgccgccgtgttCCGCAGGGAACTCATCGAACTCCTCACAACAgatgccgccgcagccgcggtgctgcacaggGGCTCTGTTTTGCTGGTCTTGCAGTCGGCGTCAaggctggtggaggtgccACTGCCGAGCGCCATCAAGGAGGCAAGAGCAGTCGTGCAcgggaacagcagcagcagcgacagcctCGCCAGCATGCTCTGTGCCGCCGGTCACGAGGAGTTTGTGAAGGGCTGGAGGGCTGGTGTGCAGATGGCCACGGTGGAGTGCTTTGGCACAGCCGACGACGCACGCGTGTCTGCACTGGTGCAGTGGCGGAGCGTCTCTGAGCAGGCCTAagagcacggcggcgcggttGTGCAACGGGCGAGCAGAAGAGCCGAGTGTGGATGACTTGTCGCCGgtccccttctccctctctgccgaCACTCAAGAGCGGGTGAAGCGGGACCCACCTAAGCCCACCTCACTTTCTCGCAcgctcgcgcgcgcgcgcgctctctctacGTGGACTGTGCTCTTCCGCCTGGATGCTCACaggcccccccccattcctcctcctcctcctcctgtggccaccctcgccccccccccgcccgcCCCATACACACGAGCACGCACCTGCAGATGCGGAGTCTGCCGAGACGACCTCTCCCTTTACGCAGCCGCTGCGATGTAATCCCACCAGCGTGCAGGTCGATGGGCGTATACGCCCACCGCGCCTTCAGGTGGGTCGAGACGGGGGGCGACATGTCTGCAGGGGTCACTGAGACATGCCCTcccctgcccacccacccctccgcctcttcacGTATTGCCTCCCTCTGCCGCACCCTCTCCTACCCTGCAACTACGCCCACGCATACAGCCGCTACGCTCACCGGCAattgccccctccctcgtcaATAAGCAATACCATGCAGCCCTCGAGGACTGCTACTGCCACGCGAATTCCCCTCGCGCAGCTACAGCATCGACCCTGGCGTGCGGCATCATGGTCGACGGTCATGCCAGTCGCTCCGCTGCTCCTtgtggcgtcgccgctgaTAGGTTTGTCCTCTTCACGCTCAGCTCATGCAACTGGTTCCGCGGAGGCAGGGCCATCAGCGACAGCATTGCGAACGAGCGCGCGGCGCCACGCACTGTCGAGCACCACCATCTTTGATCTCCAAGGCGCTGGAGTTTCCACGGCCTCGCTGCAACCGGGAGGCCGGCGGTGCTACGCAACTACCGCCACAACGTCGACCCAGGTCAGTACGCCAACAGCAACTCCGTCAGCGGCAGGGAGTGTGTCAGCATCCTGGCGCTCAAAGCAACCACGGCACCACCAGGTGATTGACCTCGGCAATAGTTTGTCAGTGGTGGTCCCTGTCGTGGGCCGTTCACCCACGCCGTCTTCGCCGAGGCACCATCGGGACAGTCGCCGGCACCATAGCCACACAAGAAGCAAAGCCActcgtcgccaccgccacagcgcacCCCACGTCTCCACCAGTGACGGTCGTACAGAGGCCAGTGCAGCGGACGGTGCCGTACGCGTACACTCGCAGCACGAGTCGAAGCAGACGCCTCAGGCTCGAACGCATCCGCGTCAGGCAACCTcctcgttgttgctgccgtcccctcaccagcagcagcacgataCACAAGGAGCGCTGGAGACCAACCAAGAAGGGCTTCTGCGCATTCCTCACACAGCGGCCGAGGCGGTCGCGCTGCTCGAGTGTGCGACGGTGCTGGAGGCACTCGAGGCCTCTTCTTTGTCTCacgtgccgccgcgctctgcaacaccagctgctggtgctgacaACGTGCGCGCCAACTTTGAAGAGCTGCAAAATCGAGCGCTTCCActtctcttccacctcgCGCAGActgccgccacgccgtcgG is a window of Leishmania braziliensis MHOM/BR/75/M2904 complete genome, chromosome 1 DNA encoding:
- a CDS encoding putative ubiquitin activating enzyme, with amino-acid sequence MSSRAPSRLAFTQASDALAALISPSTQFAIAGFDPQLKDWSFVKPLVVGAGGIGCELLHLLALSGFAHLTVLDMDFVELSNLNRQFLFTRSDIGKAKSTAAAAAVQARCPGVSVTAIVGRLEDQPDDFYRDFDAVLLAVDSIQARRWMNRKVAAIATRVITPAPASASPPAARLTAVPCDVPGASPAPPPASVQRVGDYVIEDAKLIIDAGTEGFEGHCRVVHMAHNRTPCIECEMYLYNSGVTRTTVPLCTLVSVPRVPEHCVLYVQVKEWPEHHRHGCRRSSQGGDGAVAAAGEHEEEGDGDEPLDPDNAEHVHWVAERARARQAAFGIGGAPIDDMFTLGVIKNVVPAVGFTNAYVAGQAVTELMKWLTGCAPELNNFAFYNGATEAGVYTSIERCCGAPMHGSGDVAGRCLVCGPRPVVAVDASAVSAAVFRRELIELLTTDAAAAAVLHRGSVLLVLQSASRLVEVPLPSAIKEARAVVHGNSSSSDSLASMLCAAGHEEFVKGWRAGVQMATVECFGTADDARVSALVQWRSVSEQA